TACGGCCACCAGCGCTGGATCAGGCCACCACAGGCTCCCTACGCCACCAACAACCCCCTATCACGTCGGATCCGGTCGCCCCAGGTCACCTACCACCTTCTTCTATTCCCCATCTTCAACCACTGCCATCTGGATGAGGAATCCCGATGCCATGAGACCGCACCTTTCCCTCGTCGGCGATGCACAGGGTTAGTGCTAGGAGGGGAGGAACACCTAGCCTCGGGGATCGTCGACGATGGTGGGAAATGGGGCACCATGCCCGGGCGCACCCCTACCTTCCTTGCATCTCCCGGTGCGGTGTGACCCTCGCACGCCTCTTCAGCGCCTCGCCGGGTCCCGTGGGTGCTCGCCTGTGGCTGCCCCGTCCCAGGCAACCGGAAACTCAGATCCCACTGAATTATCGCCCTGGATGCGTGCTCTCCTAAACGGGTGGTCGGAGGTGCAGAGGAGGTGGTCTCCTCCATGGCGCATCCAccctcgacggcggcggcgacacccGGTGGAAGAGTAGTAGCGAGGCGTGCAGTCCCCCTTTTTGCTGTTTTCTCTCTCTCCAGATTTTGGCTATTGGGTTCGTTGCATCCATAGACGGCGGTTCTTAGTTTCTTGTGCTTTTATTTGAGAAAATCGAATGCAGTGCGCTCGCTGTTGGTTGTTCTTGTGGTTCGGTTTACGGTTTATTGCAGATTTTTTGTACAAGTTATACAGAGCGATTTGTGAACAAAAGGTCAGTACTCTGACTTGTGAACAGAAGTGTTCATTTTCCCCAAATGTGTGGTCCACTTTCAGCACCCCTGTACCTACTCTGGTCGACAGGATGGCGGCTGTAGGCGTGCAGTTCGCTTGTGTTTGTGCGAAATGAGCTGTTTGGCAACCACAAAAAACTGTAGTATTGTCAAAACTGCGGTATTTTCTCTGCATTAAAAATCCTCAGACCTCTTTTTTTAAAACAGAGCACACGAAGAAAATAAGACCCTTCGTTACCGCCTTCCTCGCTCCTAGCCTCCCACCCTGAAGATCGGGGGCCATGGGACAAGCCAACAGGAGGCAATGGAAGGAAAAAAGTGTCCTTCCCTGCTCTCACTTGTGCTCCTCCTCTCCTCTTACGTGTTGTGCATCTGGTCAGCCCCCTGGCCTCGTCATGTCCAGGTTACTCATGCCATGGTCACGCACGCTGCTGGCTAAGACTGTGTAGGCTGTTGTTTGCGATCATAGCCACACCGTACGTGTGCTGCGCTACCATGCCGCGGCCTTGCTCGCCGCAGCTTGCCGTGCATGCGTTGCTCCTGAACGCCTCGCCGCGGCGCGCTCGCGGCTGCCAAGCCAGACCGACACCGTGCGCTTCTGTGCCGCCCCGCTGTGCTCCTGCTGGGTCTGTTTATGCATGGCCATTCAATTTGCAACCACTGATCAGCTAAATTCGTGCTTGTTTGCAACTACTATGAAACAACTAGCTAGCTAATTTACGTCGTTGCAAACATGCATCAGCCATACACTATCACCCAATACTACAAAATACTTTGATATGTGAAAACTGTGGTATCTAGTACCTGTAGACAAAAATACTACAGTTTTTCAAAACTATATTTTCTGCAAAACTCTTTGATAGCAAAGTTTTTTCTAAGCATTTAGAGAATACTACAATTTTCTATATTACCACAATTTTATTTACTGGTTGGTTGCCCCTAAAAACTGCGATTTTAAGGGCCAATTTTTTTagacggcttaaaaaataagctgtcTTTCCCCAGTTTAAAAGATAAGCCGTTATCAAAATTTGTTGAGGCTTCTAAATTAATTATTCTATAACTAGTTCATAAGCCCCAATTAATAAGAGATTCGGCTTATGAGAAAAGCTGGGAAGAAGGCAGCTTATTTTTCAAGGCGCCAAAAAAATTGGCCCTAATACTACAATATTTTCCAAAACATTGTTtttcctttgtattataaaaagaATCGGAGACTCTTTTTTAAAAAACCGAGCAGAGGAAAAGAACGGCCTCGCACGGAAGCGGCTGTTCTGCTCGCGAGCACAGGTGAGCACTTTATCATGACCAGTCGGTAGCGCATTAGGATGTGCGTCGCTGAATTACTGAGCCAGCGCGTCGAGCGGCATTAAATCGCGAGGGGATGGAATACGACGTACTGTCACCGTGTACATCGCGTCGGGACGGAGCCCGCGGATGGCGCCGTGACTGCCTTTCCCCTGAGCCGTGGCTCGGGACATCAGCTGATTACCTGATCCGTGGCTCAGGAAAGCGAATCTCCGTCGGTAGGCGTAGGCCTGGCCAGTAAATGGCTACAGAGGCAAACAGCGCCGCTGTCTCCCACCTCTCGCCAGTCTTTCTTGTGTCCACCATTGACGCCGGCAGAGATCTGCGGAAGAAGGAGTGCAGGGCGGCGAGTATCGTCGATGGAGTTCCTGATGCAACCAATTAGGAGGTAAGGCAAAAATCCCTCACCCCCCGTACTCTTGCCCCGCCCCCAATCAGTTGTCCACAATGATTATGATTGTTCATTGTGTAAGTGGTCCTGATCCAGAATGGATTTGTTGGACTGCAGGTCCGCGGTGATGGAGGAGGTGAATGACAACCAGTTGCGAGCTGTCCCCCATGGCCACTATAAGCGTTGACGGGCAGATCTGTGCGGTGGATGGGGCAGCTGCGACTGAGCGAGATGATGAACCGCAGGCGTCTGAGCAATCCATTGGCCAAGTTGATCCGAAAACACCAGGCTGGACTCGCAGGTAACCTCTGACTGTACAATTTCTTGCACTGGGGACTGTTCTGTTCttctctgctctgacgaagcaaatAACAAATCATTTGTCATGCCCTAAGGCTACAGCAGTACAATCTTATGTGTTCTGCCGTGCCTCAAGACGGCTTTCATCAGTACTGTCAAATTCCATGTACAAGTATTTCTTGTTGTGATCAATGTTTGCGCACATACAGCACCGGCACTGACCTGACTTTGCTGGAGGGTCAACTGGTAGTTGAATCATGTGAGTCGCATGCACAATTGTCTCGAAATCGATGATAGCCACATCCAACTATGCACCATTTGGAAATTATCAGTTCATACATTTTGAttctattaatatatataattcatTTATTCCCTCTACAAAAATATGATGCATTTATTCCCACTACAAATATATTATGAAGACAAGCATTTCATGATTATATTaatttttttcctttatttataGTGCTGACTGTTTGCGTCGTACAACTGCTGATCCGACGAAGAAAAGAGCGAACCATTAGTCTCCCTTGCCCTGGGGAGGTGCCTCTGTGTTTTCATACCAACCGGCTATTCACAATTTGCATCCTACAAATTAGAAAATATGACTGGCGCAGTAGTGATGCTCTGTTTTGCAAAAACTAAATTATGATGCATGGTATGCACACCTAATCTGGTATGAAATAACTGGTATACAAAAACTTATAAACATGGGGGCAAATAGAAAATGTAGGCTGGACTAAAAGTTAGTTGGTTAGAAAGGGTGAAAATATTAGTGATCAGGCATGTAGATAATTTTCAGTTGCATATTTTGGGGATTATGAAAGACTGATATAGGAATCGTATGGATAACAATTAGGATTGGTGTGTATGTTACCCCTGACACCATAGCTGTAGCAGCAGATGTACTGGGACAATATAAAGGATAGCAGTCTTGGGGCGTTGACGAGTCATTGTATATAAAAAGAGTGTGATGAACCGGAAGAACTTAATTTATATGGCAAGATTCCAGAAAATGCAGTTTTGAGTTAAACATCCATCAAGATGCTGATGTGAATAATCCTTGAAATGCAGGGTTAGAATTGGAGCTGCTGCTCCTGGCAGGGCTCCTTGCCCTGGGCGAACCAGTGCCCTTGAGAAAGCAATTCGGGGGTTTGGTGACAAGCCTGGAAGCATTGTGGTTGTGCCAGAACTGGGCACAAGCTTTGATACACTTGGGGAGGCCTATGACTTCTACAATCTCTACTCGTGGGAGAAGGGGTTTGGAATAAGATATGGGAAGAGTAGGTTGAATGTGGAGAGAACAAAGTGCATGCAGGAAATTGTTTGCGGGTGTGCGGTATGCATTTCTATAATTATATGGATTACTTTCATACATGTGTTGTTGTTCTGTGGTTCGTGTAACCTGACACGTCTATGATTGTATTACTGTTTTATGCAGGGTAAACCGGGTGTGGAAAACACAAGATCATGCCGTTGTGAATGACCGGCATTAATAAGACTACTTCGCACAAAGGATAATGGTTGGTACATAGCTGAGCACCGTGAGCAGCACAACCATTTGCTATCTCCTACATATGGGCAGACAATACACTGGCCTTCACACAAGCACATCGATGCTTAGAACAGAGACTTGGTCGAGTAGTTGCGACAAAACAATGTTAACCTAGCCAAAGTTATCTACTAATACACCGGCATAATTGGAAGCTTCTTTGGTTCAATGGAAAGGGTGCCTTTCACAAAAAGAGCTCTGAAGAATTTGTGTGGTAAAATAAATAAAGAACAGTCGGAGGATGATGTGAGGAAGACCATGGAGGTGTTTGCAGAGCTGGGCTCAAGAGATCCTCACTTCACCTATCGTGTGCAAGCAGATGAGGATGGTCGGATAGCAACTCTTATGTGGGCGAATGGGAGCAGCAGGTTGCAGTACACATTCTTTGGAGATGTCGTAACCTTTGATACAACATACAGAACAAACCTGTACAACATGCCATTTGGTCTGTTTGTGGGTGTGAATAATCATTTCCAGAGCATCATCCTGGCCGGTGTTCTTGTCCGTGATGAAAAGGTGGAGACATTTGAGTGGGTTTTCACATAATTCATTAGGATGATGGGTGGGACTGCACCGAGGACAATTCTAACAGGTGTGATGCCTAGTTGTAAAGGAACTATCTGTGCTAACAATGTCTGTAGTTGTTTCGAAATCATTGTTGTCTAACAGCGATGTGTGATGTTTTGCAGATCAATGCCGGGCTATGGAGGTTGCCATTAAAAATATGATGCCGCAGACAGCACACCGTTGGTGCAAGTGGCATGTGCTGAAGAAGGCAAAAGAATCACTTGGATCGCTCTACTCAAAGAAGAGCGAGTTTAGGGCAGAATTTCACAAGGTAGTAAATCACATGCTTACAATCGATGAATTCGAGGAAGCTTGGAAGAGCTTGGTGGAGAAATATAATTTGAAGACACATGACTACATGAGGCAGTTGTATGACATAAGACACAAGTGGGCAAAGCCTTATTTTAAAGGAGTTTTTTTGTGCTAAGATGAGCAGCACCCAGCGCGGTGAAAGTGCAAACCACATGTTGAAGAACTACGTACCGCCTGGTTGTCCCATGCATATGTTTGTGAAGAAATACATGAGACTACAATTTGACAGGGAAGCCGAAGGAGAACTACGAGGAGAAGCGGACACGGATAGTAAGTCATATTTTGTAATGGCAACTTGCTGTGTGGTAGTAACATGATcactgattttgatgcatatatgtTTCAGGATAGACCGCTGTACAGAGCAAACTTAGCTATAGAGAGGCATGCTGGTAAGATATACACACGAGCTATGTTCGAGCAGTTTGGACATATTCTTTATGAGTGCGGCGCATACCAAGTGGAGGAGCGGGAGAAAGGAAAATTGTATCTTGCCATTCATACCGATGCTGCTAGGAGGGAGAAGTGGTGTAGGGTGTCATATAAGGTAGCTGTTCTTGAAGGAGGTGATGAATATGACTGTGATTGTGGGCAATTTGCACACATGGGGCTGCTTTGCAGCCATGTTGTGAAGGTATGGTAACTGCTGAAAATTAAGCAACTCTTATTGTAGATATGCGTACAATGCATGCAATCTGGTGTGTACTAAGACATGAAAACTGAACATTGAAGGTGCTGGATTTCATCCGTGTTACAGAGATACCGCAAAAACACATTGTGAAGCGATGGACCAGGGACGCACGGGACATACTGCCAGCTCACCTTACTCAATATCAGAGGGATAATGCTCACAACAAACCTTTTAGCTTCAGGCATTTCAATATGTATATGCATGCCATGGAGTTGGTTCGAATGGGCGATGCAAGCGTGGAAGCATATGACAAATTCATGACTCTCATCAAGGATTTCCTGGTCCAAATGGAACCATTCTCGGAAATAAGGGATGGGCTCGGACTAGAGGACAGGATTGGTCAGCATGGAGATGGTGCTAATGCAAGGGCAAATGGTGATGAGCTTGCTGCCCATACGATAGTAGTTGCGGCAAGTGGAGGTGCAGGCTTCGGAAATGTgaatgatgatgctacttctgcaaaTGAGAGTGGGAATAGACTCAGTGGCTTGTTGGCgccaaagaaaaggaaagagatgGGGCGCCCGACAACTAGCCGTGAGAAGGCACCGTACGAGGGGCTCAGCAAGCGGACCAGGTTCTGTAGCATATGTCGGCAGCAAGGGCATAAGAGGACTACTTGCCCGGACCGGGGTGATGCACCAAAGCCTGTTCGGAAACCAGCAAGGTGCAAAAATTGTGGAGTTGAAGGTCATAGGCGAAACAACTGCAACAAAGTCGGTGATCTGCGGGTTATAGGCGTGTGAGCGCTTGGAAAGAATTACTTAGACTAAAAATCTATAGTACTGAATGTGTGGTTCAGTAATTATGTGTGTAGAACTTGTGAAGTTTCATGCTTGCTGAGTGTATGCAACTCCTATGCATGTGAAAAAGTAGTTATGTGGAATATAAAAAATCACGTACTGTTGAACTGGTCTGCATCTAATCGTGTAGGGGGTTTGCATAAATCAATCTTAAGTATTTTTGTGAATTCTTGTACAACCTGCTGATGCATTTGTGCGGTTATCAGTATTGTCTCGGTGTGCATATATATGATTTATTTGTCAGTATGCTGACGCATAAATGGAAATTGAATGAATGGGAAATGTGAAATGAgagaaaatgaaattgtgaatactgAAGATAATCAAATTCCATATAAGCGGCTGTTGTATTTTTCCGCCTGGGCTGCAAAAAAAGTTGTCAACAATTAAGAGTGAGCACACTCTGTGGTCATGGAAAAAAGAAATTCATCAGATTTTGGTAAGCTTGCCACCTGTTGTGGACATGTTTCAGTATGCATTTTTTACAGGTGTATGCCTCTCGGTGGTGTGGCGCCCATTGCTCTACTGACCCATTTCGAATTTCAAACCCCAAGTGCGGGAAAGAGAGGAGCTATAGACAGATAAGTAGTGAGGCAGAGGGCAGTGCGTAAGCCATTCCTCTGTTTTAGTATACCAAGTCCTTCCATTAGAGGGCAGCTCTTGCCATGGCTCCTAACCTGCAATCGTTCTTGGTGTCTGGCCTTACGAAATCTGATCCTACTCACAAGGGCGCTGGTGTAATCCCAGAGGTTAGCCTCTTCTTAACCGACTCTCAACTTAACGTGAGGGAGATCATTCTAAGTGTGTAACCTACTGTCAGGTGTCTGATGCATTTGATAGTTCAGTAAACCAGCCCGTAGGAGCAGGAGTAGCGGCGAGTTCATCATCTGGAGTGTCAGCAGTCGTTGAGCAGGTATGACGAAGTGCTGGGGGAGGAGGGGGTTGCATCCAATTAGCAGTCCATATCTGTAGTTATCTCTGAATTTGCTTTATCTGGTGATTACCCTGCAGGAGACGCCGCCTGCAAGTGATGTCTGGGAGGGCGGACACATCGTGATGCAGGAGGAAGTTGAGATGCAGGCGATGCAGGATGTGGAAGAAGGCTATGGAGAACATGACCTAGAAGACCAGCCTCTGGGGATGGATGAGcttgcagaggttgaagacggcgagCACTCTTCGGCTGGCGCCCATGGCGAGTCGGATGAAGATGCAgaggaagacagcagcagctcATCTGCCAAGCGTGCTAAACATGGTTTGGGGGAGCATGTTGATGGCAGCGTCGGTAATGATGCCATTACTGGTGTGGTTAAGAATCGTGCATAGTAAAAAATTATGTCGCTCTTTTGCAAGCTAGAAATGATATGAATGGTGTGTGCGTTCTTAATATCACTGTCGCAGTGGGACGACAAGTAAAATTAGGAAAAGTCACTATCATATTTTTGCCCACGGGTGTTCATAGCAGAGCTAACAAATATTGGTTGTTTAGGTGAGAGGCATTCAACTAACACCCCCAGAAGTATGAAATGCACCACATAGAAGgtgaataataaat
This portion of the Triticum dicoccoides isolate Atlit2015 ecotype Zavitan chromosome 7A, WEW_v2.0, whole genome shotgun sequence genome encodes:
- the LOC119327672 gene encoding uncharacterized protein LOC119327672 isoform X1, with product MTTSCELSPMATISVDGQICAVDGAAATERDDEPQASEQSIGQVDPKTPGWTRRVRIGAAAPGRAPCPGRTSALEKAIRGFGDKPGSIVVVPELGTSFDTLGEAYDFYNLYSWEKGFGIRYGKSRLNVERTKCMQEIVCGVNRVWKTQDHAVVNDRH
- the LOC119327672 gene encoding uncharacterized protein LOC119327672 isoform X2, producing MTTSCELSPMATISVDGQICAVDGAAATERDDEPQASEQSIGQVDPKTPGWTRRVRIGAAAPGRAPCPGRTSALEKAIRGFGDKPGSIVVVPELGTSFDTLGEAYDFYNLYSWEKGFGIRYGKSRLNVERTKCMQEIVCGCAGKPGVENTRSCRCE